The nucleotide window TCCTGATCTTTCTTCCGCATCACGCCGATGACGGCGTAGGGATGAGAATTCAGCCAGATCGTCTCGCCGAGCGCCTTGCGTCCCTGGAAGAGCTGGTCCTTGGCGTCGCTGCCCAGGATAGCTACGTTGCGCGCCCCGAGGTTGTCCTCCTGGTTGTAGAAGCGGCCCTCGCCGATGGGAATGCTGCGGATGTCGGCGAACTCGGGCATGGAGCCGGCGATGGTCAGGGCGGCGTTGGCGTACAGGCTCTGGATGCGGATGTTGCCCTGGCCCAGCTCGGGGATCACATCCTGGCAGTCGGTGGCTTCCCTCTGGATGGTCTCGTAATCGCGGCGCAGCCACCACAACTGGCGCCCGGCGCGAATACCCCCGGCGTCCATGCTGGTCTTGCCCGCGAACACGATCATGATGTTCTTGCCGAACCCCTCGGCCGCTTTGCGCTGCCCCACGCGCAGCCCTTCGCCCGCCGCCACCATCAGCGTGATGGAGACGATCCCCCAGCCGATGCCGAACATGGTCAGCACCGTGCGCAGCTTGTGCGCCCAGAGCGTTCGGAAGGTGTCGCGGAGAAGGTCTTTGAAGATCACGCGGGTCTCATGCCGTCCTGTTATTCAGTACGACAACGGAATGCCATTCGTTCCGTTGGACGGCTGGAGCGGCAATCGGAAAGCTTGTTTGTGCGGATTTTGAAACGAAGGAGACGTCGCGAAACAGCTGGTGCCGGGAGGGGGAATTGAACCCCCATGGCCCGAAGGCCGGCGGATTTTGAGTCCGCTGCGTCTGCCAGTTCCGCCATCCCGGCCGGAGAGGCGCGATCACAGGTTAGCACAGGCGGGGAGGCGCCCCAATCGGGCGCTCCAATGCGGATTCCGGACTGACTTACTTCTTGGCAGCCGGCGGGTTCACCGGTGCGGCGGGCGGGTTCGCCGGTGCGGCGGCCGGGCTCGCCTCCTCGCGGCGGAACACCACGACTTTCCCGTCCGACGGCTTTCCAGTCAGCGTTTTGCCGTCCTCGGAGAGAATCCAGCGATCGACTTCGTTGAACGACTTGGAGCCGATCTCGCTCTCCATGATGTGGTGCGTAGTGATCTGGAGTTCGTTCTTGCGCAAGCGACCGTCCGCATAGGCGGTCTCATTCGCGTTGGCGTACAACTTCTCCTGCTTGCCGTCGGTGCGGAACTCGTCCCTCTCAAACAAGTGGTTGTTCGCCCAGTATTCAAAATAGATAAGGGAGCCGGCCTGCCTCACGACCAGGGTGGTGTCGGGCGGGAAGTATTTTCCACCAGTGCTCTTTTCCGCGATGAACTTCCATCTTCCGGCAAAGTCAGTTGATTTCGACGCTGCCTGCACCAGGACCACCAGGAACAGAACCACCAGAACGACTCGCAGTTTCACAACCCACCTCGCAGGAATGTTCTTGAAACCGGGATAAGGGATCGTGCACAGGATTGTATGACTGTTCCGATCCGGAAGCAAAAAGGGGATCCACCTCGTCCGCAGGTCGCTACTTCAGGGTCACGAAGAAATAGGCCGTCATGATGATGCCCACGGCGATGATGAAGTACCGCACCTTCCTGGGATCGGCCTTCTGGGTGAATTTCGCCCCGAACCACCCGCCGGAGAGGGCGCCCGCGATCATCATCCCGCACTGCGGCCAGAAGACCGCACCCGCCACGATGAAGGTGATGACGGCGGTGGCATTGATGACGGCTGCGGTCACCGTCCGCAGGGCATTCATGCCGTGCATGTCGTGCATGCCCAGCGCCGCGAGCATGGCCAGGGCCATGAACCCGATGCCGCCGCCGAAGTAGCCCCCGTAGATACCGACCAGCAGGTTGGCGAAGGAAACCGCGGTGATCGCCGCCGCTGAGGTCTGCCGCAGATCGTCCACGGTGGCGGCCTTTCCCACCAGGGCGCGGATGCGGTTGCCGAAGATGAACAGGAGCGTGGCGAACAGCAGCAGCCACGGGATCAGGCGCTGGAAGGTGTGCTGCGGCGTCTTGACCAGGAGCAATGCGCCCACCAGGCCGCCCACCGCGCTGGTGACCAGCAGCGGAAGCAGGAGGCGGGCCGGCACTTTGAGCAGGCGGAAATAGGCGAAGCCGCTGGCCGCCAGACCCGGCCACAGGCCGACGGTGTTGGTCGCGTTCGCCTCCACCGGCGGCACGCCCGTCAGCAGCAGCGTGGGGAAGGAGATGAAGCTCCCTCCCCCCGCGATGGCGTTGAGCGTTCCCGCCACCAGCCCGGCGAAAAACAGGACGATGGCTTGGGTCAGGTGCAAGCGTTAGGTTTACCAGAAACCAGCCGAGCGCATTATTCCTTTTTCGCCGCAGGCTTGGCCTTCGTCTTTTCGCCTTTTGCATGGGCCGGGGCCTGCACGAAGATCGACTTCGGCACCATGCAGTGGACGCCCTTGCGGATGTCCACCATCTGGGTGACGCGGCAATCGCCGACGATCGAGGTCAGCGCATACGCCTCGCTGCGACTCATCGGGACCATCGTCTGGGTGGACAGCCAGTTGATGGTGTTGCGCACCGCGATCTTCATCGCCTCCGTCAAGTCTTCGTCGAAGCCCACGAAGATCCAATCCGACTTGGTCTCTGCCCACGGCCAGTCCGTCTTCATCCCTTTGTGCAGGATGGGCTGGACCTCGATCTCTTTGTAGGCGCACTCGATGGCTTCCAGGTTGACCTCGCCGTTGCCTTGCCGGCAATGCGCGTCCCCTATCCAGATCAACCCCCCTTTGAGCAGCACGGGGAGGTAGATCGTCGAGCCGGCCTGGAGCTCGTTCAGATCCATGTTGGAGCCGTTCTTCCAGGGACGCAGGGTGCTGGTGCGGCCCTTGGCGTCGTGGATGGGCGGGCCCGCCTTCTCCTTGGGCTCGTTCGGATCGACCCCGACCGCCAGTATGCCCGGGAATGGCTTCAGGTCCACCATGATGCCCGGCTTGAATTCGGTTTGCATGTTCTTGAGGTCGAATTTGTAGTAGCGGACAAAGCCCTCGGGAAAATCGGCCGCCAGCAGGCCAACGGTCGGAAAATCCTTGCCCGGAAGGTTGTAGTTCTGGCCGAACTCCTTGGGGACAATCTTGAGGATGCGGATCTCGAGGGTGTCTCCCGGTTCAGCCTCCTCGACATAGATCGGGCCGGTGATCGAGTGAGGTCCGCCGCCGGGGTTCGCCTTGCGCAAGCGGACCAGCTCGTCCATGTCCGGACCTTTGCCATCGGAAGACGGCTTGATCTGGTCGAGCGCGTGGTACCAGGTCTCGACCGAGACTGTGTCCCCGGACTTGATGGTCAGCTTTGGGGGCTCGTTCGAATCGAGCCATCCCCACTGGATGTTGTCCTTGGTCGCGGCCAGCGTGTAGTGCTTGCCTGCGCTGGAAGCGGATGGGGTGTGCTTTGACGCGGATTTCTGCTCGCCAAAAGCGAGCAGGCTTGCCAACACCGTCAGCGCAGTGCCGGCCAGGATTGCAGCATTTCGTCTCATCATCCCTCCGTGATCGAATCGAGTGCCGAACTATGATCGCGTATGAACAGTAACGAAGGGCATGAGTCTGCAAGAGTGTAGCTATGTGCCACGATTCGGCGCTGGAGGGTAAGGGGAAGACTGCGCGCGTCGTGCTCCACGGACACTCCGCGCCCAAAATACTCCGCCGGTTCAGCCGTGGCCCCGAGCGGACCCGGGAGTGAGCCACCGCTATCCCTCCCCCGCGCCAACCGGATGTTGTGGGCACTTTACGCCACGCCCTGCGCCGCGCTGCCGGCCGCTGGGATCCGGGCCTGCGACGTTGCCTCCGACCGCGCGACGGTGCGCTTCGCCACCGGCTTGAGCCACAGCAACGCGGCGAAGGCTGCGATCAGATCGCAACAGATCATGGCCCAGAAGACCTTGGTCCACGAGCCGGTCTTGGAGAACATCCACGCTGCGCCCGGTCCGGCGAAGATCGAGGCCAGTCCTTTGGCCGTGTACACGATGCCGTAGTTCGTGGTCGCCCATTTCTTGCCGAACAGGTCACCGGTGATCGCCGGGAACAGCGAGAAGATCTCGCCCCAGGCGAAGAAGCACAGGCCGGACAAGGCGATGAACATCAGCGGCCGGTGGATCAGTTGCAGCAGCGCGAACACCGCCATCGCTTCCAAGCTGAAAGCGATGAACATGGTGTTCTCGCGGCCGATGTGGTCCGAGACCCACCCCCAGAAGGGGCGCGTCATCCCGTTGAGGACGCGGTCCACCTCGATGGCCAGCACCAGCGCCGTCATGCCGCCGAAAATGATCACCTTGTCGACCTTGTAGGAAACTGCCATGGGGTTGAGTTGGGCAGTGACCACCAGGCCGCCGAAGGCGAGCAGGGTCATCATGAAGTAGATCATCCAGAACGAGCCCGTCTTCACCATCTCCATCGGCGTCATGTCCACCGTCGAGGTGTTGAGCTTGGACTTGATCTGGGCTTCCTTTTCCTTCCAGCCCGGAGGCGCCCATCCGATCGGCGGTTTGGCCAGGAAGATCGCAGCCAGCAGCACGATCGTGCCCTGGATGATTCCCCAGACGATGAACGTGTGCTGATAGCCGGAAGCCTTGATCATGCCGGCGATCGGTGACACGGTTAGGGCTGTGCCAACGCCGTAGGCGCCGGCCGTAAGCCCGACACAGAGGCCACGATGGTCGGGAAACCATTTCAGCGCGTTCCCGATGGTACCGCCGTAGACCACACCCGCGCCGATGCCGCCCAGCGCGTACCAGAAGTACAGGCTATGGACCGTTTCCGCGTACCCGGAGCCGATCCAGCCAGCCCCGACCAGCAGCCCGCCCATGCCCAGCATCAAGCGTGGGCCGATCCGGTCGACCAGATAGCCTTCGAAGGGCACCAGCCAGGTTTCCATCGCGATGAACAACGCGAATGTCCACTGGACCGCGGTGAGCGTGACGTTCAGGTGGGATTGAATGGGCTTCGTGAACAGGGTCCAGGCGTATTGCAGGTTGGCGATCGCCATCATGGCGACGACGCCAGCGATCAACTGGACCCAACGGTCGACGATGCGCGATGGATGGATCGCGCCGGGTAACGCCATCTCAGCCATGGACTAACCTCCGGTTAGCCGATCGGATGTAAGGACGAGCTGCAAGAATGCTGTCTGCGGCCACAGCCTACCGGAGATATTCGCGCGCAACCTTGCGGTCGCGCGCGCTACCCTATCGTATTCCGACACAAATGTCTATTTGGGCGCTTCGGCCTCCAATTCCTGGTGGAACGGGATGACGCCTGGGATAAGCCACTTTGTCCACATGTCGTCCACTTTGCTCTGGAAATAATCGATGTCGTCGTCGGTGAAGTGGGCGAATCGTCCCTGCTTGAGCAGGTAGTCGCGCACCGGCTGCCGCTTGATCTTGCCGGCGGCGATCTGCTGCGTGCGCCCGGTCAGCCGCAGCACGCCGTCTTCTACTTCGTACAACGGCCATACCCCGGTGTTCACGGCCATCTCGCCCAGTTCGTGCGACTGGTAGGGATCGTAGTCCCAGCCCTTGGGGCAGGGGTCGAGAGAGTGGATGAACGTCGGGCCGCCGATGGTGAGCGCCTTGCGGATCGAGTTCATGGCGTGCAGTCCGTAGGACATGCAGACCGTCGAGACGTAGCGGCAGGTCGGATGGCCGGCTGCCATCATGCCCGCCATGTTCTTCTTCCAGCGGTGATGCATGATGCGTTTCACCTTGCCCGGCGTGCTGAACGTGGTGTTGGCGCCCCAGGGCGTGCTGCCCGAAAGCTGGATGTCGGTGTTGGCGTACGACTCGTTGTCGTACATCAGGATCAGGCAGTTGTAGTCGGGATGCGTCAGGGTGGCGGAGATGGCCGCGAGGCCCATGTCCGCGCCGCCACCGTCGCCGCAGAAGGCGATGACGTTGATGGGCTCTCTCTTGATCTTGCCCTTGCGCATGAGTACTTTCAGGCCGGCAGCCGTCCCCAGCGCCGCCGAGCCGCTGCTGCCCAGCTGCGTGTGCATCCAGGGCACTACCCAGGCGGTGCTGTAGTAGGTGGTGTTGGCCACGTACATGCACCCGGTGCTGCCCAACACGATGGTGCGCGGGCCCGCGGCCTTGACCATCAGCTTCATGACCAGGGCCGATTCGCAGCCCTGACACGTCCGGTGTCCTGAGGTAAAGAATTCTTCCGCAGGGATCTTCTTGACTGACTGGAACGGGTCCAGGCTCTGTGTGGGATCGAGCTTTACGAATGTTGCCATCGCTTCCTCATCCTTTCTGGCGGCCGGAGCACGCCAGGGAAAATCGGTTACTCGCGCAGTCCGATCCACTGCGTCAAAGGCTGCGACTTGCCTTCCGCCGCGGCGTACACGGATTCGGTGATGGTGCGCACGTTGGGCAGGGTGACTTCGCGCCCGCCGAGACCGCAGATGAATCCCAGCACCGGCGGCTTGTTCTTGACGTTCGCCGCGTACAGGGCGGACCGTACTTCGGTCGTTACCACGCCGCTCATGTACGGGGATCCGAAGGAGTAGTCGCGGTCTATCACACCCACCGCCTTAAACCGGCTGAGGCACTTGCACAACTCTTCCGCCGCGAACGGCCGGAACCAGCGCAAGCGCACGAACCCCACCTTCTTGCCTTCCTTGCGCATCTCGCGGATGGCCACCTTGACCGGCGTGGACAGAGTGCCCATACCCATCAGCACGATGTCCGCATCCTCGGTCTGGTACTCCTCGAAGAACGGGTTGCCGTAGGAACGTCCAAGTTTCTTCTCCAGGTCGGCATAGGCTTCACGAATGACGCCCGCCGCCCGCTCCGCTGCCGCATAGTTCTGGCGGCGGATCTCCATGACCCAGTCCTCGTTACCCTGCGGGGCCACGGTGATGGGATTGTCGGGGTGGAGCAACAGCTTGCCGCGGTTGTACGGCGGGAGGAACGACGTGACCTGTGCCTGCGTGGGGATCTTGACCAGCGCCTGGGAGTGGGTCAGGAAAGCTCCGTCGCAACTAATTGCACAAGGTAAAAGGATGCGCGGGTCTTCTGCGACGCGGTAGGCGATCAGCGCTGTGTCGAGCGCCTCCTGCGCCGTGTCCACCCAGACCAGCAGCCATCCCAGGTCGCGCACGGCCAGAGCGTCGTTATGCTCCACACCGAAAGCGCCCGGGTCGTCCAGGGCGCGGTTGCCGACCATGGCCACCATGGGAACACGCAGCGCCGGGGTGACGGTCAGCGCCTCCATGGCGTACATCCAGCCCACGCCGCTGGAGCCGCAGAACACGCGCGCGC belongs to Terriglobia bacterium and includes:
- a CDS encoding pyruvate ferredoxin oxidoreductase, whose amino-acid sequence is MATVLDERKDTEKTALITGSEAIAVACKLADVDVITAYPIRPYDTVMQYVSKLVSDGELDCEYIVAEGEHSQFEIVKHASVVGARVFCGSSGVGWMYAMEALTVTPALRVPMVAMVGNRALDDPGAFGVEHNDALAVRDLGWLLVWVDTAQEALDTALIAYRVAEDPRILLPCAISCDGAFLTHSQALVKIPTQAQVTSFLPPYNRGKLLLHPDNPITVAPQGNEDWVMEIRRQNYAAAERAAGVIREAYADLEKKLGRSYGNPFFEEYQTEDADIVLMGMGTLSTPVKVAIREMRKEGKKVGFVRLRWFRPFAAEELCKCLSRFKAVGVIDRDYSFGSPYMSGVVTTEVRSALYAANVKNKPPVLGFICGLGGREVTLPNVRTITESVYAAAEGKSQPLTQWIGLRE
- a CDS encoding sulfite exporter TauE/SafE family protein yields the protein MHLTQAIVLFFAGLVAGTLNAIAGGGSFISFPTLLLTGVPPVEANATNTVGLWPGLAASGFAYFRLLKVPARLLLPLLVTSAVGGLVGALLLVKTPQHTFQRLIPWLLLFATLLFIFGNRIRALVGKAATVDDLRQTSAAAITAVSFANLLVGIYGGYFGGGIGFMALAMLAALGMHDMHGMNALRTVTAAVINATAVITFIVAGAVFWPQCGMMIAGALSGGWFGAKFTQKADPRKVRYFIIAVGIIMTAYFFVTLK
- a CDS encoding acetamidase/formamidase family protein, producing the protein MRRNAAILAGTALTVLASLLAFGEQKSASKHTPSASSAGKHYTLAATKDNIQWGWLDSNEPPKLTIKSGDTVSVETWYHALDQIKPSSDGKGPDMDELVRLRKANPGGGPHSITGPIYVEEAEPGDTLEIRILKIVPKEFGQNYNLPGKDFPTVGLLAADFPEGFVRYYKFDLKNMQTEFKPGIMVDLKPFPGILAVGVDPNEPKEKAGPPIHDAKGRTSTLRPWKNGSNMDLNELQAGSTIYLPVLLKGGLIWIGDAHCRQGNGEVNLEAIECAYKEIEVQPILHKGMKTDWPWAETKSDWIFVGFDEDLTEAMKIAVRNTINWLSTQTMVPMSRSEAYALTSIVGDCRVTQMVDIRKGVHCMVPKSIFVQAPAHAKGEKTKAKPAAKKE
- the oxlT gene encoding oxalate/formate MFS antiporter — its product is MALPGAIHPSRIVDRWVQLIAGVVAMMAIANLQYAWTLFTKPIQSHLNVTLTAVQWTFALFIAMETWLVPFEGYLVDRIGPRLMLGMGGLLVGAGWIGSGYAETVHSLYFWYALGGIGAGVVYGGTIGNALKWFPDHRGLCVGLTAGAYGVGTALTVSPIAGMIKASGYQHTFIVWGIIQGTIVLLAAIFLAKPPIGWAPPGWKEKEAQIKSKLNTSTVDMTPMEMVKTGSFWMIYFMMTLLAFGGLVVTAQLNPMAVSYKVDKVIIFGGMTALVLAIEVDRVLNGMTRPFWGWVSDHIGRENTMFIAFSLEAMAVFALLQLIHRPLMFIALSGLCFFAWGEIFSLFPAITGDLFGKKWATTNYGIVYTAKGLASIFAGPGAAWMFSKTGSWTKVFWAMICCDLIAAFAALLWLKPVAKRTVARSEATSQARIPAAGSAAQGVA
- a CDS encoding pyruvate synthase, with the protein product MATFVKLDPTQSLDPFQSVKKIPAEEFFTSGHRTCQGCESALVMKLMVKAAGPRTIVLGSTGCMYVANTTYYSTAWVVPWMHTQLGSSGSAALGTAAGLKVLMRKGKIKREPINVIAFCGDGGGADMGLAAISATLTHPDYNCLILMYDNESYANTDIQLSGSTPWGANTTFSTPGKVKRIMHHRWKKNMAGMMAAGHPTCRYVSTVCMSYGLHAMNSIRKALTIGGPTFIHSLDPCPKGWDYDPYQSHELGEMAVNTGVWPLYEVEDGVLRLTGRTQQIAAGKIKRQPVRDYLLKQGRFAHFTDDDIDYFQSKVDDMWTKWLIPGVIPFHQELEAEAPK